The DNA region GAGATCAGCAGCCCCTTTGCGTCGGCGGGATTTGACGGCATCGCGACCTTCAGGCCGGGGATATGCGCAAACCACGCCTCCAGGCTCTGGGAGTGCTGCGCCGCCGCGCATATGCCGCCGCCGATGGGGGACCGGACCACTATCGGCAGTCGCGCCTTGCCACCGAACATGTACCTCATCTTCGCCGCCTGGTTCACCAGCTGATCCATACACACGGTGAGGAAGTCGCAGAACATTATCTCCGCAACGGGCCTCATGCCGGTCGCTGCCGCTCCCACGGCCGTGCCGATGATGGCTGTCTCCGAAATCGGTGTGTCGCGGACTCTGTCCTCACCGAATTCCGTCCAGAGGTTCCCGGTTACACCGAAGCACCCGCCGAATCTGGCCACGTCCTCTCCCAGAACGAACACCGACGGGTCGCGCCGCATTTCCTCCCTCAGCGCATCGCGTACCGCCTCGGCGTACGTCATCTCCCGCGGCGCGGCCTGGCCGGCGGTCTCCTGGCATGCGTATTCGTGCACAACAAACCCTCCTCAAGCGAAAAGGTCTTCGAGGGCTTCCTCGGGCGAAGGGAACGGGCTCTCCGCCGCGCACTTCACCGCGTCCTCGACTTCGGCCTCGGCTCCGGACTGGATGGAGGCGGCTTCCTCCGGCGAGAGAGCCTCCATTTCGAGGAGGCGGCCATTGAACGCGAGGATGGGGCACCTCCGCTTCCACTCCTCCAGCTCTTCTACCGACCGGTAAAGCGTCGGATCACCCTCAAAATGACCCTTCCAGCGGTACGTCTTGCACTCCAGGAGCGTCGGGCCGTCTCCGGCCCTGGCCCGGCCGATCGCTTCTTTGGCGGCCTCGTATACGGCCATAACGTCATTGCCGTCGACTGTCACACCCGGGATCCCGTACGCCCCCGCCCTGTCCGCCACGTCGGCCACCTTCTGATGACGGGACTGGTGCATTGAAATGCCGTACAGGTTGTTTTCACAAACGTAGACCACGGGAAGATTCCATATCGAAGCGATGTTCAATCCCTCGTGGAAGGTCGTCTGGTTCGATGCGCCGTCACCGAAGAAACACACAGTCACCTGGTCGGTCCCGCGCATCTTCGCGGACAGGGCGGCGCCGGCCGCGACCGTCAGGCCGCCGCCGACTATACCGTTGGCGCCCAATATCCCGATGTCAACATCGGCGATGTGCATTGAGCCGCCCTTGCCCTTGCAGTACCCGCTCTTGCGGCCGAACAACTCGGCCATCATGGCCTTCATGTCCCCGCCCTTGGCAAGGCAGTGACCGTGTCCCCTGTGTGTGCTTGTTATGTAATCGGACGGTTTCAGGTTCGAGCATACGCCCACTGCCGTCGCCTCTTCGCCTATGTACAGGTGGACGAAACCCGGGATCTTGCCCTGTGCGAATAGCTCGCCGACCCTCGTTTCGAAAGCGCGGATCCTCACCATTTGCCTGAACATCTCGAGCAGGAGACTGCGATCCAAAGTCTTAACCCCCCTTGCGCCGGGCCCCCGCTCACACGTCGACCATCACGGTCAGTGCGGCGTTTGCCACGAGAATCTCGTCGGAGCCGTCGTCCAACCCCGGGATCGCGATGCCCCGTGCGGTCATACCACCCTCGACGGCTCGCAGCGTCTTCTT from Bacillota bacterium includes:
- a CDS encoding thiamine pyrophosphate-dependent dehydrogenase E1 component subunit alpha, translated to MFRQMVRIRAFETRVGELFAQGKIPGFVHLYIGEEATAVGVCSNLKPSDYITSTHRGHGHCLAKGGDMKAMMAELFGRKSGYCKGKGGSMHIADVDIGILGANGIVGGGLTVAAGAALSAKMRGTDQVTVCFFGDGASNQTTFHEGLNIASIWNLPVVYVCENNLYGISMHQSRHQKVADVADRAGAYGIPGVTVDGNDVMAVYEAAKEAIGRARAGDGPTLLECKTYRWKGHFEGDPTLYRSVEELEEWKRRCPILAFNGRLLEMEALSPEEAASIQSGAEAEVEDAVKCAAESPFPSPEEALEDLFA